One part of the Desulfovibrio sp. genome encodes these proteins:
- a CDS encoding PqiC family protein, whose protein sequence is MPRNILLFSLALLVLLCGCGRSTPTRYYLLESALGPVKADSLPSKTLRVAQVTVPDYLDRNSIVSRVNGQTELIVSQFHAWAEPVGHGVRRVVQEVLTAPMLAAGFNVLAAGDDTRADYVLLVDVQRLDGNFEANAVLEARWTIKNRHDDVLARGIYADVEQVNGKTYDTLTAAESAMVRRLAEHLATRLPALIRGKS, encoded by the coding sequence ATGCCACGTAATATTCTTTTATTCTCGCTTGCACTGCTTGTGCTTTTGTGCGGCTGCGGACGCAGCACCCCCACGCGCTACTACCTGCTTGAAAGCGCCCTTGGCCCGGTCAAGGCCGACAGCCTGCCCAGCAAAACCCTGCGTGTGGCGCAGGTTACCGTGCCGGACTATCTTGACCGCAACAGCATTGTGAGCCGCGTAAACGGTCAGACAGAGCTGATCGTATCGCAGTTTCATGCCTGGGCGGAACCTGTGGGCCACGGCGTAAGACGTGTGGTGCAGGAAGTGCTCACCGCGCCCATGCTGGCAGCGGGCTTCAACGTGCTGGCGGCGGGCGACGACACAAGGGCCGACTATGTGCTGCTGGTTGACGTGCAGCGGCTCGATGGCAACTTTGAAGCCAACGCCGTGCTTGAAGCGCGCTGGACGATCAAGAACCGGCACGACGATGTCCTTGCCCGTGGCATTTATGCCGACGTGGAACAGGTCAATGGCAAAACCTACGACACCCTCACCGCGGCAGAAAGCGCCATGGTGCGTCGCCTGGCGGAGCATCTGGCAACCCGCCTGCCCGCACTCATACGGGGCAAGTCATGA